One genomic segment of Bradyrhizobium diazoefficiens includes these proteins:
- a CDS encoding xanthine dehydrogenase family protein molybdopterin-binding subunit: MNKHVSPSMNRRAFVIGTAAVGAGLAIGLDIPFGGPAVVRAADGSPEINAWVVVRPDDTVVIRIARSEMGQGSLTGLAQLVAEELECDWTKVTTEYPTPGQSVARKRVWGDFSTGGSRGIRSSQDYVRKGGATARVMLIEAAANEWKVPASECTVANGVITHAPSGKTTTYGKVAEAAAKLTPPTEVKLKDPKDWKVIGKGVKRLDTADKTTGAMVYGIDLKLPGMLNAAIKDCAVFGGKLKSYDDAKIADMKGVKKVVKVGDSAVAVVADTWWHARSALDALPIVWDEGDNAKVSSESIAKWLAEGLDDSQPAYVGNKNGDAKAAIAGAAKKIEAVYSYPYQNHATMEPMNATALYTADKCEVWCGTQNGEAAFAAVLEASGLPAEKCDVHKVMLGGGFGRRGQTDYVRQAVMIAKQMPGTPIKLLWSREEDMAHGRYHPITQCKMTGAFDANNNLIALHYRLSGQSILFSLRPEALQNGMDPAAFQGVAQSGEAAFGYSVPNLLIEHAMRNPHVPPGFWRGVNVNHNAIYMECFMDELAQAAGEDPLEFRRKLMGNHPKHLAVLNAVAEKIGWTTPAPQGVYRGIAQVMGYGSYVAGAAEISVTDGNKIKLHRIVASTDPGYIVNPAQVERQIAGSFVYGLSALFYGGCTVKDGKIEQTNFDTYNSMRINEMPKVESVMVPSGGFWGGVGEPTIGVAAPAVLNAYFAATGKRIRSFPLRDQNITFA; the protein is encoded by the coding sequence ATGAACAAGCACGTCTCTCCCAGCATGAACCGCCGCGCCTTCGTCATCGGCACCGCCGCGGTCGGCGCCGGCCTTGCAATCGGCCTTGACATTCCCTTCGGCGGCCCCGCCGTGGTGCGCGCGGCCGACGGCTCGCCCGAGATCAACGCCTGGGTCGTGGTCAGGCCCGACGATACCGTCGTGATCCGCATCGCCCGCTCCGAGATGGGCCAGGGTTCGCTGACCGGCCTCGCCCAGCTCGTCGCCGAGGAGCTCGAATGCGACTGGACCAAGGTCACGACCGAATATCCGACCCCCGGCCAGAGCGTCGCCCGCAAGCGCGTCTGGGGCGATTTCTCGACCGGCGGCAGCCGCGGCATCCGCTCCTCGCAGGACTATGTCCGCAAGGGCGGCGCGACCGCGCGCGTGATGCTGATCGAGGCCGCCGCCAATGAGTGGAAAGTGCCGGCCTCCGAATGCACCGTCGCCAATGGCGTCATCACCCATGCGCCGTCGGGTAAGACCACGACTTACGGCAAGGTCGCCGAAGCTGCGGCGAAGCTGACGCCGCCGACCGAGGTCAAGCTGAAGGATCCGAAGGACTGGAAGGTTATCGGCAAGGGCGTGAAGCGGCTCGACACCGCCGACAAGACCACCGGCGCGATGGTCTATGGCATCGACCTCAAGCTGCCGGGCATGCTGAACGCCGCGATCAAGGACTGCGCGGTGTTCGGCGGCAAGCTGAAGAGCTATGACGACGCCAAGATCGCCGACATGAAAGGCGTCAAGAAGGTCGTCAAAGTCGGCGATAGCGCCGTGGCGGTCGTGGCTGATACCTGGTGGCACGCCAGGAGCGCGCTGGACGCACTGCCGATCGTCTGGGACGAGGGCGACAATGCCAAGGTCTCCAGCGAGTCGATTGCGAAGTGGCTGGCCGAGGGCCTTGACGATTCGCAGCCCGCCTATGTCGGCAACAAGAACGGCGATGCCAAGGCAGCGATCGCCGGCGCGGCGAAGAAGATCGAAGCCGTCTACAGCTATCCCTACCAGAACCACGCCACCATGGAGCCGATGAACGCGACAGCGCTCTACACGGCGGACAAATGCGAGGTCTGGTGCGGCACGCAGAACGGCGAAGCCGCGTTCGCAGCCGTGCTGGAGGCCTCCGGCCTGCCGGCGGAGAAGTGCGACGTGCACAAGGTGATGCTCGGCGGCGGCTTTGGCCGCCGCGGCCAGACCGACTATGTCCGCCAAGCCGTCATGATCGCCAAGCAGATGCCGGGCACGCCAATCAAGCTGCTGTGGTCGCGCGAAGAGGACATGGCGCACGGGCGGTATCACCCGATCACCCAGTGCAAGATGACCGGCGCGTTCGACGCAAACAACAACTTGATCGCGCTACACTACCGCCTGTCCGGCCAGTCGATCCTGTTCTCGCTGCGCCCCGAAGCGCTGCAGAACGGCATGGACCCCGCCGCATTCCAGGGCGTCGCCCAATCCGGCGAGGCCGCGTTCGGCTACTCCGTGCCGAACCTGTTGATCGAGCATGCGATGCGCAATCCGCACGTTCCGCCGGGCTTCTGGCGCGGCGTCAACGTCAATCACAATGCGATCTACATGGAATGCTTCATGGACGAGCTGGCCCAGGCCGCAGGCGAGGACCCGCTCGAATTCCGCCGCAAGCTGATGGGCAATCACCCCAAGCATCTGGCGGTCCTCAATGCGGTCGCCGAGAAGATCGGCTGGACCACGCCGGCGCCGCAGGGCGTCTATCGCGGCATTGCGCAAGTCATGGGCTATGGCAGCTACGTCGCAGGCGCCGCCGAGATCTCGGTGACCGACGGCAACAAGATCAAGCTGCATCGTATCGTCGCCTCCACCGATCCCGGCTACATCGTCAATCCGGCGCAGGTCGAGCGGCAGATCGCAGGCTCCTTCGTCTATGGCCTCTCCGCGCTGTTCTACGGCGGCTGCACCGTCAAGGACGGCAAGATCGAGCAAACCAACTTCGATACCTACAATTCGATGCGCATCAACGAGATGCCGAAGGTGGAATCGGTGATGGTGCCGAGCGGCGGATTCTGGGGCGGTGTCGGCGAGCCGACCATCGGCGTCGCGGCGCCGGCGGTGCTTAATGCGTACTTCGCGGCAACAGGCAAGCGGATCCGCTCGTTCCCGCTGCGCGACCAGAACATCACCTTTGCTTAA
- a CDS encoding FCSD flavin-binding domain-containing protein: protein MNAPVTRRNAVLGITAAATSFAVPSILRAQSAGRIVVVGGGFGGAACARALKRAQGNLQVILIEPNAVFTSCPLSNEVIAGLRDIEAQQFGYDALTADGLTVIGHAVTTIEPQQRRVMTADGVALPYDRLVLSPGIDFHFEALPGYDDSASEKMPHAWKAGAQTLLLRRQLEAMEDGGTVAIAIPANPSRCPPAPYERASLIAHYLKTKKPRSKILVLDAKDNFSQQRLFEMAWKELYGDMIERIALSQGGRVTSVDPATRTIITEFGNYTPDVANVIPPQRAGRIAEIAGAADATGWCPIDPVTFESKLAKNIHVIGDACLGGGIPKSASAASAQGRACASAIVALLADRAPEPLRLTGVCYNTVAPGYGFSLAGNYEPRGDIFAEVEGSATSPVDAPRELRAREAAEAERWFQTITAGTFG, encoded by the coding sequence ATGAATGCGCCGGTGACGCGGCGGAATGCCGTCCTCGGCATCACTGCCGCGGCCACATCGTTCGCCGTCCCTTCGATCCTGCGCGCGCAATCGGCGGGCCGCATCGTCGTGGTCGGCGGCGGTTTCGGCGGCGCGGCCTGCGCCCGCGCGCTGAAGCGCGCGCAGGGCAACTTGCAAGTCATCCTGATCGAGCCCAATGCGGTCTTCACCTCCTGCCCCCTCAGCAACGAGGTGATCGCGGGCCTGCGCGATATCGAGGCGCAGCAGTTCGGCTACGACGCGCTCACCGCCGACGGCCTCACTGTGATCGGCCATGCCGTAACCACGATCGAGCCGCAACAGCGCCGGGTCATGACAGCCGATGGCGTTGCGCTGCCCTACGACCGCCTCGTGCTCTCCCCCGGCATCGATTTCCATTTCGAAGCCCTGCCCGGCTATGATGATTCCGCATCGGAAAAGATGCCGCACGCCTGGAAGGCCGGCGCGCAGACGCTGCTGCTTCGCCGGCAATTGGAGGCGATGGAAGACGGCGGCACCGTCGCCATCGCAATTCCGGCCAATCCCTCGCGCTGCCCACCGGCGCCTTACGAGCGTGCCAGCCTGATCGCGCACTACCTGAAGACGAAGAAGCCGCGCTCGAAGATCCTGGTCCTCGACGCCAAGGACAATTTTTCGCAGCAGCGGCTGTTCGAGATGGCATGGAAGGAACTATACGGCGACATGATCGAGCGTATCGCGCTGTCGCAAGGCGGCCGCGTCACCTCGGTCGATCCCGCGACGAGAACTATCATCACCGAGTTCGGCAACTACACGCCCGATGTCGCCAATGTCATCCCACCACAGCGCGCCGGGCGCATTGCCGAGATCGCGGGCGCGGCGGATGCGACCGGCTGGTGCCCGATCGATCCTGTCACCTTCGAGTCAAAACTCGCCAAGAACATCCATGTCATCGGCGACGCCTGCCTCGGCGGCGGCATCCCCAAATCGGCCTCCGCCGCGAGCGCGCAGGGCAGGGCCTGCGCCAGCGCGATCGTCGCCCTGCTCGCAGACCGCGCGCCGGAACCGCTGCGGCTGACGGGTGTCTGCTACAATACCGTCGCACCCGGTTACGGTTTTTCGCTCGCCGGCAACTATGAGCCAAGGGGCGACATCTTCGCCGAGGTCGAGGGCAGCGCAACCAGTCCGGTCGATGCTCCGCGCGAGCTGCGTGCCCGCGAGGCAGCAGAGGCGGAGCGCTGGTTTCAAACCATCACGGCGGGCACCTTTGGCTAG
- the soxX gene encoding sulfur oxidation c-type cytochrome SoxX gives MARLVFAGAARADELVPYKIVGDGIPQSLTGAPGDVARGRALVLARTTTCILCHSGPFPETRFQGDLAPDLTGAGNRWTASQLRLRLVDAARFNPDTIMPSYFRNDGLVRVGRNFAGKPILSAAEIEDIVAFLATLRD, from the coding sequence GTGGCGAGGCTAGTCTTCGCCGGCGCTGCGCGCGCCGATGAGCTCGTGCCCTACAAAATTGTTGGCGACGGCATTCCGCAATCACTCACTGGCGCTCCCGGCGATGTCGCACGCGGCCGCGCGCTGGTGCTGGCGCGCACGACGACCTGCATCCTCTGCCATTCCGGCCCCTTCCCGGAGACGCGGTTCCAGGGCGACCTCGCGCCTGACCTCACCGGTGCCGGGAACCGCTGGACGGCGAGCCAGTTGCGGCTTCGACTGGTCGATGCGGCCCGCTTCAACCCGGACACCATCATGCCGTCCTATTTTCGCAATGACGGGCTCGTGCGAGTCGGACGCAATTTCGCCGGCAAGCCGATCCTGTCGGCTGCGGAGATCGAGGACATCGTGGCCTTTCTTGCAACGCTTCGGGACTAG
- a CDS encoding SoxY-related AACIE arm protein, with protein sequence MPTTRRQFLSLAGGATAAGAIPIVTLQPLEATPAMLSAAIRNVVGEAPVRTGKVKLDIPPLVENGNTVPMTVSVASPLTANDYVKSIHVFNEKNPQPNIGNFYLNPSSGRAQVSTRIRLADTQKVVAIARLSDDTFWQAAADVVVTLAACTEEMN encoded by the coding sequence ATGCCAACGACGCGACGACAATTCCTGAGCCTTGCCGGAGGCGCGACAGCCGCCGGGGCGATTCCGATCGTCACGCTGCAGCCGCTCGAGGCAACGCCGGCGATGCTCAGCGCCGCGATCCGCAATGTCGTCGGCGAAGCCCCCGTGCGCACCGGCAAGGTCAAGCTCGACATCCCGCCGCTGGTCGAGAACGGTAACACGGTGCCGATGACGGTGAGCGTGGCAAGCCCGCTGACCGCCAACGATTACGTCAAAAGCATCCACGTCTTCAACGAGAAGAACCCGCAGCCGAATATCGGCAATTTCTATCTCAACCCCTCGTCGGGCCGCGCCCAGGTCTCGACGAGGATCCGCCTCGCCGACACCCAGAAAGTTGTCGCGATCGCGCGCCTGTCCGATGACACGTTCTGGCAGGCTGCCGCCGACGTCGTCGTGACGCTGGCCGCCTGCACCGAGGAGATGAACTGA
- the soxZ gene encoding thiosulfate oxidation carrier complex protein SoxZ: MAALINVPSKARRGDIIEIRTLTSHIMETGFRHTADGALVPRDIITSFTCRYNGTEIFRADLFQAIAANPYLSFFTVAKDSGKFEFEWIGDNGYASTASASITVE, encoded by the coding sequence ATGGCTGCCCTCATCAACGTTCCCTCGAAGGCCAGACGCGGCGACATCATCGAGATCCGCACGCTGACCTCGCACATCATGGAGACCGGCTTCCGCCACACCGCCGACGGCGCGCTGGTGCCGCGCGACATCATCACGAGCTTCACCTGCCGCTACAACGGCACCGAAATCTTTCGCGCCGACCTGTTTCAGGCGATCGCGGCCAATCCATACCTCTCCTTCTTCACGGTCGCCAAGGATAGCGGCAAGTTCGAGTTCGAATGGATCGGCGACAACGGATACGCATCCACCGCCTCGGCATCGATCACGGTCGAATGA
- the soxA gene encoding sulfur oxidation c-type cytochrome SoxA, whose product MNFWRAIAAAILLATVPALLAGEIPPDARRSGYTFMGPDTRAMQDDDTSNPGMLFVLDGEALWSKKTGSVDKACADCHGDARSSMKGVAARYPAFDKALARPVTLDQRINLCRINHQQATALPYESRDLLALSAFVAHQSRGVPITAGDDPQVKPFVQQGRDLFMQREGQLNLACTNCHDDNFDKRLAGSPVTQGQPTGYPLYRLEWQTLGSLERRLRSCMTGVRAQAYDYGSPELVALELYLMSRARGLPMETPAVRP is encoded by the coding sequence ATGAACTTTTGGCGCGCGATAGCGGCGGCGATACTGCTCGCCACGGTCCCTGCCCTGCTCGCCGGTGAAATCCCGCCCGATGCGCGCCGCTCCGGCTATACCTTCATGGGTCCTGATACCCGCGCCATGCAGGATGACGACACGTCCAATCCCGGCATGCTGTTCGTGCTCGACGGCGAGGCGCTGTGGAGCAAGAAGACCGGCAGCGTCGACAAGGCCTGCGCCGATTGCCACGGCGATGCGCGCAGCAGCATGAAAGGCGTCGCGGCGCGCTACCCCGCCTTCGACAAGGCCCTGGCGCGCCCGGTCACGCTCGACCAGCGCATCAACCTCTGCCGCATCAATCATCAGCAGGCGACGGCGCTGCCTTACGAGAGCCGCGACCTCCTGGCGCTGTCGGCCTTCGTCGCGCACCAGTCGCGCGGCGTTCCGATCACGGCCGGTGATGATCCGCAAGTCAAGCCGTTTGTCCAACAAGGACGCGACCTCTTCATGCAGCGCGAGGGCCAGCTCAACCTCGCCTGCACCAATTGCCACGACGACAATTTCGACAAGCGCCTCGCAGGATCGCCGGTCACGCAAGGACAGCCGACCGGCTATCCGCTCTACCGTCTGGAATGGCAGACGCTGGGATCGCTGGAGCGCCGCTTGCGCAGCTGCATGACCGGCGTTCGCGCCCAGGCCTATGATTACGGCTCGCCCGAGCTGGTCGCACTCGAACTCTATCTGATGTCGCGGGCACGCGGTTTGCCGATGGAGACGCCGGCCGTACGGCCCTGA
- a CDS encoding cysteine hydrolase family protein, producing MLNSTKPTLGVISAEPEPITLDWISTALLIIDMQRDFLEPGGFGETLGNDVSQLARAVKPIGAVLQAARAAGMLVIHTREGHLPDLSDAPPAKIERGAPTLRIGDPGPMGRILIRGEAGHDIIPELYPLDGEVVIDKPGKGAFYATELTDVLEKYGIENLLVCGVTTEVCVNTTVREANDRGYRCVVISDGCASYFPEFHEMGLKMIKAQGGIFGWVASSAAVLAAMNALDG from the coding sequence CGACCAAGCCGACACTGGGCGTCATCAGCGCCGAGCCCGAGCCGATCACGCTCGACTGGATCTCGACCGCGCTTCTCATCATCGACATGCAGCGCGATTTTCTCGAGCCCGGCGGCTTCGGCGAGACGCTCGGCAATGACGTCAGCCAGCTCGCGCGCGCGGTGAAGCCGATCGGTGCCGTGCTGCAAGCCGCGCGCGCCGCCGGCATGCTGGTGATCCATACCCGCGAAGGACATCTGCCCGATCTCTCCGATGCGCCGCCTGCCAAAATCGAGCGCGGCGCGCCGACCCTTCGCATCGGCGATCCCGGCCCGATGGGGCGCATTCTCATTCGCGGCGAGGCCGGCCACGATATCATTCCCGAGCTCTATCCGCTCGACGGCGAGGTTGTGATCGACAAGCCCGGCAAGGGCGCGTTCTACGCCACCGAGCTGACCGACGTGCTGGAGAAATACGGCATCGAGAACTTGCTGGTGTGCGGCGTCACCACAGAAGTGTGCGTCAACACCACGGTGCGCGAGGCCAATGACCGCGGCTATCGCTGCGTCGTCATCTCGGACGGCTGCGCATCCTACTTCCCCGAGTTTCACGAGATGGGCCTGAAGATGATCAAGGCCCAGGGCGGCATCTTCGGCTGGGTCGCTAGCTCAGCCGCAGTTCTGGCGGCGATGAACGCACTGGACGGTTAG